The Oncorhynchus mykiss isolate Arlee chromosome 10, USDA_OmykA_1.1, whole genome shotgun sequence nucleotide sequence aagtttgaaatatccaataaatgtcgttccacttcatgattgtgtcccacttgttgttgattcttcacaaaaaaatacagttttatatctttatgtttgaagcctgaaatgtggcaaaaggtcgcaaagttcaagggggccgaatactttcgcaaggcactgtatactatatatacaaaagtatgttgacaccccttcaaattagtggattcggctatttcagccacacccatttctgacgggtgtataaaatttgagcacacagccatgcaatctccatagacaaacattgacagtagaatggccttactgaagagctcagtgactttcaacgtggcactgtcataggatgccacctttccaacaagtcattaaatgtctgccctgcaagagctgccccggtcaactgtaagtgctgataTTGAGAAGTGGAACGTCtgggagcaacaatggctcagccgcgaattggtaagccacacaagctcacagaacgggaccgccaagtgttGCAGCGCATAGCGCGTAAAgctcatctgtcctcggttgcaacactcactaccgagttccaaactgcttctggaagcaatgtcattgggagcttcatgaaatgggtttccatggccgagcagccgcacacaagcctaagatgaccatgtgcaatgccaagcgtcggctggacgcattctctgaagtgatgaattacgctacaccatctggcagtctgacgaaTTAATCTTGGTTTGGTAGATGGCAGAAAAACACTACCTTCCccgatgcatagtgccaactgtaaagtttggtggaggaggaataatggtctgaggttGTTTTTAATGGTTCgagctaggtcccttagttccagtgaagggaaatcactctacagcatacagtgacattctagacgattctggcTGGTCCAAATCTGAACAAAACATAGTCATCTATGTTCACATTTGGTCCGGATTGGACCAAAAACCAATGTCCGTGGGTGTGGAAATCAAGGCCGGGCCAGACTGACCCCCAAAAAAATAATTCCAAAAGGCGTTGGTGTTGGTCTCTGCTTACtgaggtgtagcctacagtgttCCCTGAAATTgaattttatgaatgcccatctacaaaaaacacaaaaaaagacatctggacatgacaaaaaaaacacaaaagacGTCCAAAAGACGTCGGTTCGTGCTTACCATGTCAGCCAGcaataacatttttaaaataaaaaaatattgtaattttgAAACTACACTAAAAGTGCAGaaactgcagtcgactgtggtattttggatgcagtatttgcagcataTTGTAGTTATACTGTACTCTAAGTGCAGTCTTTTTTTGTTAGGGTATGAAGGCCCATCCATATGGTAGGTCCACCATTTGTAAAAACAGGCCgttgcattggctttattagtcctgattcctgcGACTAAACAATTTCTCTttttaagctctgaatatcagctacccaactttTTAGGACTTATCTTGTGCCTATTTGCTATGGGTTTCCACAGCTGGAAATGCAGAAGTATTTTATTTTTCGCTATGATCAGCTTATCaaacattttacggacacaaacttgaaaccactgatcatgagAATGGGGTGAAACTCCTGGACAACAGTTGTGATTGTCCGTTCCGTATTGTCCATTCTACTTTGACCTGACCTGTTTTCAGGATATGTTGTTTGTTAACGTTAATGTTTTATTTGATTCAGGTGCCATTTAGGTGTAAAAAGTGTCCGTCTCAATACATTGGCATTcattttatctccagcctgtaggctacagaaaatgCCACATACTCTTTCTACCATATCCTGTATCAACAGCACCCTGGAAAGGCATGCTGGGAATGGAcaaacaaaatatttattttcctctGACAAAGTGGGCACTGTATTTTACAGGGCCGTATCAGCGCTCactcaaaaaaaaaacatgttccactggttgagagaaattgtcactgtttttgggcagaattatgtgaggttttattcgttgttgttggaggtgcgtcttggccagtttagctcagaaaatgccGCCCTCGCCAATCTTCCGCCATAGGCGGCCACCTAATCTGGCCTAATGAGCGGGCCGGCAGTGCTGGCAATTTGAAATGACTTCAATATGTTCGAATACCTAGCTAATCTACCGTAGACAATTTCAGAAATGTAACGTTGTATCACCAGTCAGGCTGGACCTGGAGCCTTCAACCAACTGTCCCCACAACCTCTGGTGGCAGAGAAGGTCAAGGAATAATACTTGACTAGATGATTTTAGCTACACTGATGTCCTTTGCATACCTGAAAGAATATAAACTACACACCACAAATTCTTCAAGACGGACAAAAGAAAACAGAACTAAATTACATTTCACTTTTTAATATGTAGAACATACCAAAATCCCCCCAAAGAGTTGTAATAAGTGACTAATCCTTTCATTTACAGTAATGAAAAAGGGAATAAGGGGCAGACTAACTATTGATAGAACATATTGGCCTTGACCAACTGCATGATCAAGGCCTGACCAACTGCATGATCAAGGCCTGACCAACTGCATGATCAAGGCCTGACCAACTGCATGATCAAGGCCTGACCAACTGCATGATCAAGGCCTGACCAACTGCATGATCAAGGCCTGACCAACTGCATGATCAAGGCCTGACCAACTGCATGATCAAGGCCTGACCAACTGCATGATCAaggcctgctcctctccctcatcaACAACACTGGCTCCATCTGTTGTTAACATGGGAATGCCCATCTCTGCTCCTGACAAATCTGAAATACTATTTGTACAGAAATACCCATAACGACTCAAACAAAACAGGCTATTTCTTTTAACATGGTCTTTATGTATTTCTCTGGAGATTAAAAAAATAGGATAGTTTCCCAATAATGGCTAAAACTTTACATATTTTTACAACGATTGTGTTGTACAATTACATTATGAAAGAAATGAACCATTCAGAACATTACATGACAAAACAGCCCACAGAAAACTGTAGTATGTCAGCTCCTGGTCGGTGGTATACTGTAATATACACATGGTACAATATCAGAAATGACTTAGAAAATACTTGAAATAAGTATTCTACCAAATATATTTTTCTAAATGAATTTGCGATTTAATGGTTGACAATAGATTTGACATCATTTTCCAATATGGACATTGGACAAATAAATTATATTGCGTTGATACACACAATAACTTGTAAAACTATCAAAGTGTCACTATAAGGGGAGAAAAGTCCCAAAGCAGTGAATTTCCTTAGACAGGGAACCAAACATGCCAATTAAATATTTACTAAGGGCTTCTCTTTCCATTTTTACACTTAAAATACATAGAATATTTACACCTTAGATTCCATATACGTTGAGCTACATTCTCTATGTCTTTAAACAGGATCAGGTATTCTTTGACTCCTTATCCATGTTCTCTTCTTTGTTCAAACACAACACATTAACAGTGACCTTGGCTCCCGGTTGTCCCAATGCATTGCGTTTTAGAGTCATTGGCCATATAGAACTCCTTGGTTGCCGTTAACTGCCAGAGTCCCCTTTCTCTGTTCCGGATGATGACGTCACCTCCAACTCTTTCACTCCGGTGTCCTTACCATCTCGTTCCTGCTCCCCTTGCCGCTCACCCCCCTTAGTCTCTGTCTGGGGTGCTTGTGGTGGTGGGATGGAGGTGTCATGTGTGTCTGTTGCCATGGTAACAGGGGTCTCTTCCTGTAGCTGGAGGACCCGTGTCAGATCCATGTCCTGCAGCTCCACATTAAAGGGCCGGGGGGCGGAGGAAGTGGGAGGAGAACCGCACCCTGTACAAGTCTAAACACAAGCAGAGGGACAAGAGTTGAATAAACCCGTTCTTCAcaagtattttttaaatatattaatCTCCACTGTCATCTATACTGATTCCTGTGAATCTTTCCTTGTCTGAGAGAGACGGGGTTGTAGCTACGGTCTCcagtatgtgtctgtgtgctgaCTTACAGGGCTGTTGATGGCCTGTGGCAGGCGTCCGGTGCCCATCCAGGGATGGACCTGGATCAgctctctcttctgctcctcaGTGAAGCGCGGCTGCTGTTTCTGCACCGCCCTCAGTATCATACCATCCTCCCTGAGAACAGTCTCCTTGTCCCTttaaaaatcacacacacaccgacactcTTTCACATGTCCATAGATATGCCATAGTCTGTAAAAGGTGTATTAGTAGCAGAACGGTGAGAAGGCATTTCTCTCTTTTTCATAGTCTGTATgaataaataatatataaatatactaCTACATCATCATTCATAAATACAATTACAATAGCATTTCATATTAATCATGACTACAATTGCCATGACAACAGTGTAGTGCAGTGACCATAATGAATTCTTACCTGGTGGGCATTTGGTACGTcatcataaccttgtcatctgtGTTGGCCGTAAGGAGCCAGATAGGGTCCTGAAGGACATATTTCATGAGCTGGGCCTCTTCAGCCCCCCCTGGTGCCTGCTTATGGGAATGGTCGTTCTCCGACGAGTCAACGCTGCCAAAGTATTTGCTGGTGTTGCTACTTCCTGTGGTTGAAAAAGGAACATGTTCAGTTCGTATCATGACATATCAGTCACAATATATAAACATCCTTTACCAATCACAGCGCTAACAAGAATAATCTGGGAGGTGTTAAACTCACTTGTGCCACTCCCTGAGGTGCTGCATCCATTAGAGCCAGAGCCTGAGGACCCGGAGGCAGAGGCGGCCGAGCCGGTGCCTGAGCAGGCGTCCTCCTGCAACAGTAGGTCTAGCAGGTCACTGGAGGTGGACATTGCGTCCTGGTCATCAGCATTATCCTGGAGGAAGAGAACACAGGAGAGACAGGGTTAATGACTAGAACTCACTAGACTCAAATTAACCTTTTGGTAATTATATTTTCTAAATGGATTGCAGTTTAAAACTCACGTTATCGTCCTCTCTGTCGTCACCCTTCATGCTTCGCTTAACAGAGCCTTGACCTCCGAACTGTGATACCGAGCCAGGTGGGGGCAATGTCTGCTGTGCCCCTGTCGACATGCCCTCCTGGCGGTTGCCTGGCAACTCCTCCAGCTGTAGCAGGTTGAGGGGGGAGGAGCATCGTGACTGGAAGAGGGGCGAGTCTGTCCCCTCCAGGGGGGCTTGGCACGTGGACTGAGGGGTGCTGGAGCGGGAGTTGCCACGTTGGACAAAGGTGGGATCCATCTCGGGTAAGGCAAAGCTGGGAATCGGAATGGGATTTGGGAAAGGTAATGCTGGGCGGGGATCGTAACAGTGTTGGAGGATCATCGACAAAGTCGGTTTGACCTGTGACGGGTTGAGTTGAGCTAGGGCGGGACTAACACGAGGCATGCCATTCATCTGCATCATAGCGGGGTTGAACTGAGCCAATCCAGGATTGAGTTGTGGTAGTGGGATAGTCTGTTTGAACAGCGGTAGTGCTTGGTTAAGTTGTGCCATACCAGGGATACCGGGGCAAAGGTTCGGTATGGTTGTGTTATACTGAGGCATGGTGGTATTGAGCGGTGATACACCTCCGTTGAGTTGAGGGAACATGTAGTTGGGCAGAACAACCATCATTGGGGGAGCCAACGGCATGGTATGCATGGGGTACGGTAAGCCTGGCTGGGGGCTGGGGTAGCCCATCTGCATGGCATTGGGGTTCACGCCGGTGTGGCCCAGGACTTGTTGTTGCACGCTGGGGTAGAGTGGAAAGAAGGGCAGGACTCCTGGAGGGTACTGGGCCACGGCAGGAGGGATACTGGCCTCAGAGGCGGGCCAGGAAGAGGACGAGGTCAGGGGTCCCTGCATCATCAGGGGTTGACCCATGGGGAACGTGAGGCCTTGGGGCCCCTGCCCTTCCCTCCTGAAACTACCGTTCATCCCACGCTGGGAGCCCTCCTGCTGGTGCTTCAGCCTCTTTCCCCCGCGGCCCCTCCTCCGTCCATGGCCACCTGCTGGGTAGTCCTTCGAGCTGTGCACTcctgagacagagacacatagagagggagagacacagagagaacacaggggTGAGCTGCATGGAAAAACACTGGTCTCTCATTCATATTACCTTTCACAGTCATAATAAAAACCACATCTCCACTTGAAGTGTCTGTCTTACCTTTGGGTGTGGTGGTGAGTCCTCTCAGAGGAGGAGGGCCAGGGTCCAGCACGTGGAGCTGTCCCAGGTCTCTGAACCGGCTCAGGAACACCTGTTCCTCCTGCTGGGTGTGGGCAGACAGCACCTCCTTGGTCAGACCCAGGCGGCCTGAGCATCCAGCTGACCTGCGGCCGTCCCTATCGGGCTGGGCAGGGCTGGGTGGTGCCGGGCTGGGCAGGGCCAACGGCCGGGGGGTCACTAACATTGTGATGGCGTTGTTAGTGGCTGGGGCTGGAGAGGTGACGGTGAGAGTGGGGGTGGCTGGTGTCTCCTCCATCATAACTATATCTGCAAGGAATAAGGTTGACAATACATCAGAGATGAGCGAGAAGAGACGGAGGCCAAGAAGAGAGGTAAACAAACAGTCGGACAATAAAGGGATGTGACCTACCTGACTCTGGGGGCTTCTTGTCACCTACGTGGACAATGGTGCTGCTGAAGCTGCATTGGGACGTGACAGAGACCACACTCTCAGCCTTGCAGTGCAGCGCCAGAGGGCTCATCTGTGGCCCCCCTTTAGACCCTTCATTACTCTGGGGGCCTTCGAGGTCTGTAAGGAAACACACAGTTAAGACACCAAAAATACATGCAGAGCATAAAAAAAGGCATCGAAAAAAACATAATTTGAGGTGTTTCAATGTGATCTTTATTGTGTACCTTTAGCTGTTCCAGGCAACTCCCTCTGCTTGTCATCGTCTGACGTTGATGACGTGGTGCAGGAGGAGGAGCCACATTTCCTCTTCACTGTGTTGGGGACGTTGCAGCTCTCCAGGTAGCGTACGATGCTGTCCAGACAGTTGATCTGCTGGTAGGAGTAGTTGGCTGACGGGTCTTTCCTTGACTGCACGGAGGCCAGGGTTTTAGTTGGCCCCAGAGCTCCAATAGGTCCCAAGTCCTTGTTTAAATTCTCTGGCACCACCAGGGCTCCTGAGAGGAAGAAGAACCGCATTATCTACGCTATACATTTATAATTGGGACATTTTATAGAACAAAATTCTGAAACAAacgtattattttttttaataattccAGGTGTTTACCAGTGCTGGCGTGTTTGCGGAGTGCTGGGCGGTTGCGGGACTTGGTGAAGACCTGCTGACCATTGGTCTTCACCATGTGGACGTCCTTACACATCTGCTGGAATGTCATCTGCTGTGGAACAGAGATAGGGGAGAATTAGGCCTAGTTACAAACATTACAAACTAAAATGACCCTGTTCAAATCTTGTTACCTGATCAAATAGACAACAGAAACATGCGTGAGGTTATGATTGTGTTAGTACTCACTGGTCTCTGGATGGTCTTCAGGATGAGCTCCTTGGTGGAGGGGCTGTTGCTGCCTGACGAGGAGCCTGGGCTGGGCCTCTGTGGGTGGGATCCGTGGGAGCTGCAGTAGCCCTGGGAGCCACCACTGTGGACAGGCTGCACCAGCACGCGGTGGATCTGCTCACTGAGCCTGGGGATCTCTGGAGACATGGCCCGCGCCTCCACCTCCACAGTAGGCGTGAACACATCCTCGTTCAGGGGACTCCTGCAGATGAGGGGAGAAGGACAAGGGAATGGGGTTTAGAACAAGACTCGGCTTGATAGCTACACAAATAGGTTACAGAGCAGTTCAAATGTGGCTATTGCAAGGTTGTGAAGGTCATTGACGTAGCAGAGAGGTCAACTACTCACGTTCTGACTTTGTGTCGACCAACGATGAAGGCCACTTTGCGGCTCCAGGGGTTAACGAAGGAGGACCAGCTGGTATCTATGGTGAGATACTCCCCGTTCCGGGCACACATACGAAGGGGCGAGTGTTCAAAGGGCTGGCCCGCTGACTGGAGAACTGAGCGGAGAACCAAATATGTTAACATTTTGATTGAGTATAAATAAGAACATAATCATTCATCCATTTGCTGGTTTATGAATCCTTACAGAATGTATAAGGCATGACTGTTGGACAGGAGTACTCACTCTTCTTGTGTATGGCCACCATGACAGGCCTGTCATCAGGGTGGAGGTACATGAGGACAGGGGTCCCAACCAGGTcctggggcaggtagcctagcaacGGCACAGCCCTTTCATCGACTTCCTGAAAGAGACAGCTGGGGGTGTGGCTCGTGGTGAAAATCCTCTTGTCAGCTGGGATACGGGGAGCTTCATATCCTGAGTGCACCTTCTCAGCAATGAGCAGGCAGCAGGGCTGTGGCTGAGACATATCAGAGTCCCGCAGTGTCAGCTGGTAGGGGGTCATACGGAAGGGGTAATACCGCACCTCCCCCTCGCTGTCCCTCCCACCACTGATGCGGCAGAACATGGATTTCTCCTGGGTGCAGTCCA carries:
- the LOC110533944 gene encoding period circadian protein homolog 1 isoform X1 translates to MSDENANTTSGNDTSGVSLAEDAVAGQEAGSQSAESGLSQTGSSNGNGQRTRSGGKSSNSDDTDAHLSGNDSAEREVEGHMGHEASTCSSSHNGKDSAMETTESKSSNSHSTSLPNSSMVYSLLSGSSEQDHPSTSGCSSGQPARLQTQRELLKALKELKIRMPADHRTKGRSSTLASLQYALNCVKQVRANQEYYHQWSVEESHGCSLDLSAFTTEELDNITSEYTLQNTDTFSVGVSFLSGKVVYISPQASPMLRTKPERLQGALFSELLAPQDVSTFYSSTAPCRLPPWASCTGSMTSPVDCTQEKSMFCRISGGRDSEGEVRYYPFRMTPYQLTLRDSDMSQPQPCCLLIAEKVHSGYEAPRIPADKRIFTTSHTPSCLFQEVDERAVPLLGYLPQDLVGTPVLMYLHPDDRPVMVAIHKKILQSAGQPFEHSPLRMCARNGEYLTIDTSWSSFVNPWSRKVAFIVGRHKVRTSPLNEDVFTPTVEVEARAMSPEIPRLSEQIHRVLVQPVHSGGSQGYCSSHGSHPQRPSPGSSSGSNSPSTKELILKTIQRPQMTFQQMCKDVHMVKTNGQQVFTKSRNRPALRKHASTGALVVPENLNKDLGPIGALGPTKTLASVQSRKDPSANYSYQQINCLDSIVRYLESCNVPNTVKRKCGSSSCTTSSTSDDDKQRELPGTAKDLEGPQSNEGSKGGPQMSPLALHCKAESVVSVTSQCSFSSTIVHVGDKKPPESDIVMMEETPATPTLTVTSPAPATNNAITMLVTPRPLALPSPAPPSPAQPDRDGRRSAGCSGRLGLTKEVLSAHTQQEEQVFLSRFRDLGQLHVLDPGPPPLRGLTTTPKGVHSSKDYPAGGHGRRRGRGGKRLKHQQEGSQRGMNGSFRREGQGPQGLTFPMGQPLMMQGPLTSSSSWPASEASIPPAVAQYPPGVLPFFPLYPSVQQQVLGHTGVNPNAMQMGYPSPQPGLPYPMHTMPLAPPMMVVLPNYMFPQLNGGVSPLNTTMPQYNTTIPNLCPGIPGMAQLNQALPLFKQTIPLPQLNPGLAQFNPAMMQMNGMPRVSPALAQLNPSQVKPTLSMILQHCYDPRPALPFPNPIPIPSFALPEMDPTFVQRGNSRSSTPQSTCQAPLEGTDSPLFQSRCSSPLNLLQLEELPGNRQEGMSTGAQQTLPPPGSVSQFGGQGSVKRSMKGDDREDDNDNADDQDAMSTSSDLLDLLLQEDACSGTGSAASASGSSGSGSNGCSTSGSGTRSSNTSKYFGSVDSSENDHSHKQAPGGAEEAQLMKYVLQDPIWLLTANTDDKVMMTYQMPTRDKETVLREDGMILRAVQKQQPRFTEEQKRELIQVHPWMGTGRLPQAINSPTCTGCGSPPTSSAPRPFNVELQDMDLTRVLQLQEETPVTMATDTHDTSIPPPQAPQTETKGGERQGEQERDGKDTGVKELEVTSSSGTEKGDSGS
- the LOC110533944 gene encoding period circadian protein homolog 1 isoform X2 encodes the protein MSDENANTTSGNDTSGVSLAEDAVAGQEAGSQSAESGLSQTGSSNGNGQRTRSGGKSSNSDDTDAHLSGNDSAEREVEGHMGHEASTCSSSHNGKDSAMETTESKSSNSHSTSLPNSSMVYSLLSGSSEQDHPSTSGCSSGQPARLQTQRELLKALKELKIRMPADHRTKGRSSTLASLQYALNCVKQVRANQEYYHQWSVEESHGCSLDLSAFTTEELDNITSEYTLQNTDTFSVGVSFLSGKVVYISPQASPMLRTKPERLQGALFSELLAPQDVSTFYSSTAPCRLPPWASCTGSMTSPVDCTQEKSMFCRISGGRDSEGEVRYYPFRMTPYQLTLRDSDMSQPQPCCLLIAEKVHSGYEAPRIPADKRIFTTSHTPSCLFQEVDERAVPLLGYLPQDLVGTPVLMYLHPDDRPVMVAIHKKILQSAGQPFEHSPLRMCARNGEYLTIDTSWSSFVNPWSRKVAFIVGRHKVRTSPLNEDVFTPTVEVEARAMSPEIPRLSEQIHRVLVQPVHSGGSQGYCSSHGSHPQRPSPGSSSGSNSPSTKELILKTIQRPMTFQQMCKDVHMVKTNGQQVFTKSRNRPALRKHASTGALVVPENLNKDLGPIGALGPTKTLASVQSRKDPSANYSYQQINCLDSIVRYLESCNVPNTVKRKCGSSSCTTSSTSDDDKQRELPGTAKDLEGPQSNEGSKGGPQMSPLALHCKAESVVSVTSQCSFSSTIVHVGDKKPPESDIVMMEETPATPTLTVTSPAPATNNAITMLVTPRPLALPSPAPPSPAQPDRDGRRSAGCSGRLGLTKEVLSAHTQQEEQVFLSRFRDLGQLHVLDPGPPPLRGLTTTPKGVHSSKDYPAGGHGRRRGRGGKRLKHQQEGSQRGMNGSFRREGQGPQGLTFPMGQPLMMQGPLTSSSSWPASEASIPPAVAQYPPGVLPFFPLYPSVQQQVLGHTGVNPNAMQMGYPSPQPGLPYPMHTMPLAPPMMVVLPNYMFPQLNGGVSPLNTTMPQYNTTIPNLCPGIPGMAQLNQALPLFKQTIPLPQLNPGLAQFNPAMMQMNGMPRVSPALAQLNPSQVKPTLSMILQHCYDPRPALPFPNPIPIPSFALPEMDPTFVQRGNSRSSTPQSTCQAPLEGTDSPLFQSRCSSPLNLLQLEELPGNRQEGMSTGAQQTLPPPGSVSQFGGQGSVKRSMKGDDREDDNDNADDQDAMSTSSDLLDLLLQEDACSGTGSAASASGSSGSGSNGCSTSGSGTRSSNTSKYFGSVDSSENDHSHKQAPGGAEEAQLMKYVLQDPIWLLTANTDDKVMMTYQMPTRDKETVLREDGMILRAVQKQQPRFTEEQKRELIQVHPWMGTGRLPQAINSPTCTGCGSPPTSSAPRPFNVELQDMDLTRVLQLQEETPVTMATDTHDTSIPPPQAPQTETKGGERQGEQERDGKDTGVKELEVTSSSGTEKGDSGS
- the LOC110533944 gene encoding period circadian protein homolog 1 isoform X3 gives rise to the protein MSDENANTTSGNDTSGVSLAEDAVAGQEAGSQSAESGLSQTGSSNGNGQRTRSGGKSSNSDDTDAHLSGNDSAEREVEGHMGHEASTCSSSHNGKDSAMETTESKSSMVYSLLSGSSEQDHPSTSGCSSGQPARLQTQRELLKALKELKIRMPADHRTKGRSSTLASLQYALNCVKQVRANQEYYHQWSVEESHGCSLDLSAFTTEELDNITSEYTLQNTDTFSVGVSFLSGKVVYISPQASPMLRTKPERLQGALFSELLAPQDVSTFYSSTAPCRLPPWASCTGSMTSPVDCTQEKSMFCRISGGRDSEGEVRYYPFRMTPYQLTLRDSDMSQPQPCCLLIAEKVHSGYEAPRIPADKRIFTTSHTPSCLFQEVDERAVPLLGYLPQDLVGTPVLMYLHPDDRPVMVAIHKKILQSAGQPFEHSPLRMCARNGEYLTIDTSWSSFVNPWSRKVAFIVGRHKVRTSPLNEDVFTPTVEVEARAMSPEIPRLSEQIHRVLVQPVHSGGSQGYCSSHGSHPQRPSPGSSSGSNSPSTKELILKTIQRPQMTFQQMCKDVHMVKTNGQQVFTKSRNRPALRKHASTGALVVPENLNKDLGPIGALGPTKTLASVQSRKDPSANYSYQQINCLDSIVRYLESCNVPNTVKRKCGSSSCTTSSTSDDDKQRELPGTAKDLEGPQSNEGSKGGPQMSPLALHCKAESVVSVTSQCSFSSTIVHVGDKKPPESDIVMMEETPATPTLTVTSPAPATNNAITMLVTPRPLALPSPAPPSPAQPDRDGRRSAGCSGRLGLTKEVLSAHTQQEEQVFLSRFRDLGQLHVLDPGPPPLRGLTTTPKGVHSSKDYPAGGHGRRRGRGGKRLKHQQEGSQRGMNGSFRREGQGPQGLTFPMGQPLMMQGPLTSSSSWPASEASIPPAVAQYPPGVLPFFPLYPSVQQQVLGHTGVNPNAMQMGYPSPQPGLPYPMHTMPLAPPMMVVLPNYMFPQLNGGVSPLNTTMPQYNTTIPNLCPGIPGMAQLNQALPLFKQTIPLPQLNPGLAQFNPAMMQMNGMPRVSPALAQLNPSQVKPTLSMILQHCYDPRPALPFPNPIPIPSFALPEMDPTFVQRGNSRSSTPQSTCQAPLEGTDSPLFQSRCSSPLNLLQLEELPGNRQEGMSTGAQQTLPPPGSVSQFGGQGSVKRSMKGDDREDDNDNADDQDAMSTSSDLLDLLLQEDACSGTGSAASASGSSGSGSNGCSTSGSGTRSSNTSKYFGSVDSSENDHSHKQAPGGAEEAQLMKYVLQDPIWLLTANTDDKVMMTYQMPTRDKETVLREDGMILRAVQKQQPRFTEEQKRELIQVHPWMGTGRLPQAINSPTCTGCGSPPTSSAPRPFNVELQDMDLTRVLQLQEETPVTMATDTHDTSIPPPQAPQTETKGGERQGEQERDGKDTGVKELEVTSSSGTEKGDSGS